One window of the Gambusia affinis linkage group LG01, SWU_Gaff_1.0, whole genome shotgun sequence genome contains the following:
- the LOC122831395 gene encoding uncharacterized protein LOC122831395 — protein MSAKSSVIKFGYLNHKQYICKATLRKKHTAQCKFCSASLSETVGTTSNFYRHLERKHKERFLEYKAGQQSDVTQPTISLFTQKVQLYSPQSPRQQAISEAIVQDLIIGCCLPLSLVENGHFKHFLEVLDSKYTPISRKTVSERRIPELVRKVKETVLEKLKTQSSVSLTTDLWSDRRLRSFLGVTAHVCYKSKDCYALESYLLDCRRFTGRHTGEHIASAFEEITEEYGIRDKISYIITDNAPNMKCAFKVHMPQQQSDDSESEEDNLLGL, from the exons ATGTCGGCCAAATCATCGGTTATAAAATTTGGCTATTTAAATCACAAACAATACATTTGTAAAGCAACATTGAGAAAAAAGCATACAGCGCAATGTAAGTTCTGCAGTGCTTCACTATCAGAGACGGTGGGGACTACGTCCAACTTTTATCGACACCTtgaaagaaagcacaaagaaaG GTTCCTGGAATACAAGGCAGGGCAACAGAGTGATGTCACACAGCCAACAATATcgttatttacacagaaagtgCAGCTCTACAGCCCACAATCGCCAAGGCAGCAAGCCATCAGTGAAGCCATTGTTCAAGATTTGATCATTGGATGTTGTCTGCCCCTCTCCCTCGTGGAAAATGGACACTTTAAACACTTTCTTGAAGTCCTGGACAGTAAATACACACCAATCTctagaaaaacagtttctgagAGACGAATTCCAGAATTGGTCAGAAAAGTCAAGGAAACTGTCTTGGAGAAACTGAAGACCCAGTCGTCTGTGTCATTAACAACTGACCTTTGGTCTGATCGCAGGCTACGCTCCTTTCTTGGGGTGACTGCCCATGTGTGCTACAAATCTAAAGATTGCTATGCACTTGAATCCTACCTGCTGGACTGTAGGCGTTTTACAGGGAGGCATACTGGAGAGCACATTGCGTCTGCCTTTGAGGAGATCACTGAGGAATATGGTATTCGTGACAAAATTAGCTATATCATAACAGACAATGCACCCAATATGAAATGTGCTTTCAAAGTACACATGCCCCAGCAGCAATCTGATGACAGTGAGAGTGAAGAGGATAATTTGTTGGGCCTCtaa